A region from the Volucribacter amazonae genome encodes:
- a CDS encoding helicase HerA-like C-terminal domain-containing protein: protein MNQYFLAQTHQGENLAIHAKMANRHGLIAGATGTGKTVSLRKMAEAFSDNGVPVFLVDVKGDLSGLVQAGELKGKIAERIEQFQLGGEQYLSGYPVSFWDVFGETGIPLRTTISEMGPLLLARLLNLNATQEGLLNLVFRVADDKGLLLIDLKDLRAMLKHVAENSKSYQLEYGNVSAASVGAIQRALLTLENQGATHLFGEPALNLEDWLQTRGDQGVINILNSEKLINSPKMYSAFLLWLMSELFEQLPEVGDPDKPRFVMFFDEAHLIFDDAPKVLVDKVEQVVRLIRSKGVGIYFVTQNPLDLPETVLGQLGNRIQHALRAFTPKDQRAVKAAAETFRANPQINVTESITQLAVGEALVSFLDEKGMPQPVERAYIYPPKSQLTPLTAEQRQAWVKDDELYPVYRDEVDNESAFEMLQQQADLANVAEKQAEQAQQQAEEGFMGRLNRLIFGQKKRGEQLTVTEQMVSSVAKSVGRNLRNQITKQIMRGILGALKK from the coding sequence ATGAATCAATATTTCCTTGCCCAAACCCACCAAGGCGAAAATCTCGCTATTCACGCCAAAATGGCAAATCGTCATGGTTTAATTGCTGGAGCGACAGGTACTGGCAAAACAGTGAGTTTACGCAAAATGGCAGAAGCGTTTAGTGATAATGGCGTGCCTGTATTTTTAGTTGACGTGAAAGGGGATTTATCAGGTTTAGTGCAAGCTGGCGAGCTAAAGGGCAAAATTGCTGAACGTATTGAGCAATTTCAGCTTGGTGGCGAACAATATTTATCAGGTTATCCCGTTTCATTTTGGGACGTTTTTGGCGAAACGGGTATTCCCTTACGCACCACCATTTCTGAAATGGGACCGTTATTATTAGCCCGTTTACTTAATTTAAATGCAACCCAAGAGGGCTTGCTTAATTTGGTTTTTCGGGTGGCTGATGATAAAGGTTTGTTATTGATCGATCTAAAAGATTTACGAGCGATGCTTAAACATGTGGCAGAGAATAGTAAAAGTTATCAACTTGAATATGGTAATGTTTCTGCTGCCAGTGTGGGGGCAATTCAGCGTGCATTATTAACCCTAGAAAATCAAGGGGCGACTCATCTCTTTGGCGAACCTGCGTTAAATTTAGAAGATTGGTTGCAAACAAGGGGCGATCAGGGGGTAATTAATATTTTAAATTCAGAAAAGTTAATTAACTCGCCGAAAATGTATAGTGCGTTCCTATTATGGTTAATGTCCGAATTATTTGAACAATTACCAGAAGTGGGCGATCCCGATAAACCTCGTTTTGTCATGTTTTTTGATGAAGCCCATCTTATTTTTGATGATGCCCCTAAAGTATTGGTAGATAAAGTGGAACAGGTGGTTCGCTTAATTCGTTCAAAAGGGGTAGGAATTTATTTTGTTACCCAAAACCCTCTGGATTTACCTGAAACAGTGTTAGGGCAATTAGGCAACCGCATACAACACGCCTTGCGAGCTTTTACCCCAAAGGATCAAAGAGCAGTAAAAGCGGCGGCAGAAACCTTTCGTGCCAATCCTCAAATTAATGTAACCGAGAGCATTACACAACTTGCAGTAGGCGAGGCGTTGGTTTCTTTTTTAGATGAAAAAGGTATGCCGCAACCAGTAGAACGTGCTTATATTTATCCGCCGAAAAGCCAACTTACACCATTAACCGCTGAACAACGTCAGGCTTGGGTAAAAGATGATGAACTTTATCCCGTTTATCGTGATGAAGTGGATAATGAATCCGCATTTGAAATGTTACAACAACAAGCTGATTTGGCTAATGTTGCAGAAAAACAAGCGGAACAGGCTCAACAGCAAGCAGAAGAAGGTTTTATGGGGCGGTTAAATCGCTTGATTTTTGGACAGAAAAAGCGTGGCGAACAATTAACGGTAACAGAACAAATGGTCAGTAGCGTAGCAAAATCAGTGGGACGTAATTTGCGTAATCAAATTACCAAACAGATTATGCGTGGTATTCTCGGTGCGTTGAAAAAATAG
- a CDS encoding sodium ion-translocating decarboxylase subunit beta, with protein sequence MESMIALLQGTGIAHLSWGQAIMIMVSLLLLWLAIVKKFEPLLLLPIGFGGLLSNIPEAGMAFTALENLLHSQNTDHLAQLAEMLNSQANPTAIQATLAQLPAVYHQQAELLAKDLGYSAGILALFYEVAINSGAAPLIIFMGVGAMTDFGPLLANPRTLLLGAAAQFGIFATVLGALALNWTGLIDFSLPQAAAIGIIGGADGPTAIYLASKLAPELLGAIAVAAYSYMALVPLIQPPIMRALTNSQERQIKMVQLRNVSQREKILFPIILLLLVALLLPDAAPLLGMFCFGNLMRVSGVVERLSDTAQNALINIVTIVLGLSVGAKLVADKFLQPQTLGILVLGVIAFAIGTASGVLMAKLMNKFSQHKINPLIGSAGVSAVPMAARVSNKLGLEADSQNFLLMHAMGPNVAGVIGSAIAAGVMLRYISVM encoded by the coding sequence ATGGAAAGTATGATTGCTCTATTACAAGGCACAGGAATCGCCCATTTAAGTTGGGGGCAAGCAATAATGATTATGGTAAGTCTATTATTACTTTGGCTTGCCATTGTGAAAAAGTTTGAACCTTTATTGTTATTGCCTATTGGTTTTGGTGGATTATTATCAAATATTCCAGAGGCAGGTATGGCATTTACCGCCTTGGAAAACTTATTGCATAGTCAAAACACTGATCATCTTGCTCAACTGGCGGAAATGTTGAATAGTCAAGCAAATCCAACGGCGATTCAAGCAACCTTAGCACAATTACCTGCAGTCTATCATCAGCAAGCGGAATTATTGGCAAAGGATTTAGGATATAGTGCTGGGATTTTAGCGTTATTTTATGAGGTTGCTATTAATTCAGGTGCTGCCCCGCTGATTATTTTTATGGGGGTAGGGGCAATGACGGATTTTGGTCCTTTATTGGCAAACCCTCGCACTTTATTACTTGGTGCCGCAGCACAATTTGGCATTTTTGCTACTGTCTTAGGGGCATTGGCATTAAATTGGACAGGGCTTATTGATTTTAGCTTACCACAAGCTGCCGCTATTGGGATTATTGGTGGGGCAGACGGTCCAACGGCGATTTATCTTGCCAGTAAACTTGCCCCTGAATTATTGGGGGCTATTGCCGTCGCCGCTTATTCTTATATGGCATTAGTCCCATTAATCCAACCGCCGATTATGCGAGCCTTAACCAATTCACAAGAACGCCAAATAAAAATGGTACAGCTACGCAATGTTAGCCAACGAGAAAAAATTCTCTTTCCTATAATCCTGTTATTGCTTGTGGCGTTATTATTACCTGATGCCGCCCCATTATTAGGAATGTTTTGCTTTGGTAATCTTATGCGAGTGAGTGGGGTGGTGGAACGGCTTAGTGATACGGCTCAAAATGCGTTAATCAATATTGTTACCATTGTATTAGGTTTGTCCGTAGGGGCAAAATTAGTGGCTGATAAATTTTTACAACCGCAAACCTTAGGCATTTTAGTGCTTGGAGTTATCGCCTTTGCCATTGGTACAGCAAGCGGTGTGCTAATGGCAAAATTGATGAATAAATTTAGCCAACATAAAATTAACCCCCTTATCGGCTCAGCAGGGGTATCCGCTGTCCCTATGGCTGCGAGGGTTTCTAATAAATTAGGCTTAGAAGCAGATTCGCAAAACTTTTTGCTTATGCACGCAATGGGACCTAATGTGGCGGGCGTAATCGGCTCAGCAATCGCTGCAGGGGTAATGTTGCGGTATATTAGTGTGATGTAA
- the oadA gene encoding sodium-extruding oxaloacetate decarboxylase subunit alpha, which produces MTTKNISITELVLRDAHQSLFATRLRLDDMLPIAAELDEVGYWSLEAWGGATFDACIRFLGEDPWVRLRELKKACPKTPLQMLLRGQNLLGYRHYADDVVDRFVERSVDNGMSIFRVFDALNDPRNMRQAIKAVRKQGAHAQGALSYTTSPVHNLQTWLDTTEQLLEIGVDSLVIKDMSGILTPMAAAELVAEIKGRYADDVRLHLHCHSTTGMAEMALLKAVEAGVDGIDTAISSMSGTYGHPATESLVATLQNSPYDTGLDLHRLEKIAAYFREVRKKYAQFEGQLRGIDSRILLAQVPGGMLTNLESQLKQQNASDKLDQVLQEIPKVREDLGFIPLVTPTSQIVGTQAVINVLMGERYKTIAKETAGILKGEYGKTPAPVNQQLQARVLNGEPAITDRPADHLAPEMAQLSQDIQQQAQQKGIKLAENVIDDVLIVALFPQIGWKYLENRHNPAAFEPAPTRADEKILAKDTALGQSNTTGSAVYRVELEGKAFVVKVSEGGDIQDIEPQVNPKETPTVTNTRPQAEQTSSAGISVNAPMAGNIWDVCVSEGEQVAKDQVLLVLEAMKMETEIRAAQAGKVQGINVKKGDAVNVGDSLMQLV; this is translated from the coding sequence ATGACCACAAAAAATATTTCAATCACTGAATTAGTATTGCGTGATGCCCACCAATCCCTTTTTGCTACTCGTTTACGCCTTGATGATATGTTGCCTATTGCCGCTGAACTTGATGAAGTGGGGTATTGGTCTTTAGAGGCTTGGGGTGGGGCGACTTTTGATGCTTGTATTCGCTTTCTCGGCGAAGATCCTTGGGTACGCTTGCGAGAGTTAAAGAAAGCCTGCCCGAAAACGCCGTTGCAAATGTTGTTACGAGGACAAAATTTGCTTGGTTATCGCCATTATGCTGATGATGTGGTAGATCGCTTTGTAGAGCGTTCGGTGGATAACGGTATGAGCATATTTCGGGTATTTGATGCCTTAAATGATCCGAGAAATATGCGGCAAGCGATCAAAGCGGTACGCAAGCAAGGTGCTCATGCTCAAGGGGCTTTAAGCTATACCACAAGCCCTGTTCATAACTTACAAACTTGGTTAGACACGACAGAACAGTTATTAGAAATCGGGGTGGATTCGCTGGTTATTAAGGATATGTCAGGTATTCTTACCCCTATGGCGGCAGCGGAATTGGTGGCGGAAATTAAGGGGCGTTATGCTGATGATGTGCGTTTACACTTACATTGTCATTCCACCACAGGTATGGCGGAAATGGCATTACTTAAAGCCGTTGAAGCTGGGGTGGACGGTATTGATACTGCCATATCCTCAATGAGCGGAACTTATGGACACCCCGCTACAGAATCTTTGGTGGCAACCTTGCAAAATAGCCCTTATGATACAGGTTTAGATCTTCATCGTTTAGAAAAAATAGCCGCTTATTTCCGAGAAGTTCGCAAAAAATATGCTCAGTTTGAGGGACAATTACGGGGGATTGATAGCCGTATTTTGCTAGCACAAGTACCCGGTGGAATGTTGACTAACTTGGAAAGTCAGCTAAAACAACAAAATGCAAGTGATAAATTGGATCAAGTGCTACAAGAAATTCCTAAAGTGCGTGAGGATTTAGGCTTTATTCCTTTGGTTACGCCTACTTCACAAATTGTAGGAACGCAAGCGGTAATCAATGTTTTAATGGGAGAGCGTTATAAAACTATTGCCAAAGAAACCGCAGGAATTTTAAAGGGCGAATATGGTAAAACACCTGCCCCTGTTAATCAGCAGTTACAAGCAAGAGTATTGAATGGCGAACCAGCCATTACCGATCGTCCAGCCGATCATTTAGCCCCTGAAATGGCACAGTTAAGCCAAGATATTCAGCAACAAGCTCAACAAAAAGGGATTAAGTTAGCGGAAAATGTGATTGATGATGTGCTTATTGTGGCGTTATTTCCGCAAATTGGTTGGAAGTATTTAGAAAATCGGCATAATCCAGCGGCTTTTGAGCCAGCACCCACACGAGCTGATGAAAAAATTTTGGCAAAAGACACCGCACTTGGTCAAAGTAACACAACAGGTTCAGCGGTTTATCGGGTGGAACTTGAGGGCAAAGCCTTTGTGGTGAAAGTGAGTGAGGGGGGCGATATTCAAGATATTGAACCGCAAGTTAATCCTAAGGAAACGCCAACGGTTACAAATACTCGCCCACAAGCAGAACAGACTTCTTCGGCAGGGATTAGCGTCAACGCCCCTATGGCAGGGAATATTTGGGACGTGTGTGTTAGCGAGGGCGAACAGGTGGCAAAAGATCAGGTGTTATTAGTGCTTGAGGCGATGAAAATGGAAACCGAAATTCGTGCAGCTCAAGCGGGTAAAGTACAGGGAATTAACGTGAAAAAAGGCGATGCGGTTAATGTTGGCGATAGCTTAATGCAATTAGTGTAG